One window from the genome of Breoghania sp. L-A4 encodes:
- a CDS encoding phosphatase PAP2 family protein has product MNADKHSAQTIVFLRKLRYAGIRLAARVRLLARRAVHAPVVSCLVAITVTSAIFLAFPGLDLWFSGLFYDSDSGFWAARTPELVRLRALGPTFVWLIGGISALILVVRAAWPDRPPLVGLRAPVFLLTTLALGPGLLVNGILKSYSGRPRPRYVEMFGGDLPYVPVWRFTDYCADNCSFVSGEGASGLWFLALALVVPRAWRIPTALAAGLLGFAVSLNRVAFGGHFLSDSLLSWCLTGLVVLLAHRLFYRDTPRFLTDDALDRTLARFGWWLRETADHLRRRIREAIRARRS; this is encoded by the coding sequence ATGAACGCGGACAAGCACAGCGCGCAGACGATAGTGTTTTTGCGCAAGCTCCGATATGCGGGAATTCGACTAGCGGCGCGCGTCCGGTTGCTCGCGCGCCGCGCCGTGCATGCGCCGGTCGTTTCCTGCCTGGTGGCGATCACCGTGACAAGCGCCATTTTCCTCGCATTCCCCGGGCTCGATCTGTGGTTTTCCGGCTTGTTTTATGACAGTGATTCGGGATTCTGGGCCGCGCGCACGCCGGAACTCGTTCGCCTGCGTGCATTGGGACCGACGTTCGTCTGGCTGATTGGCGGGATCTCGGCATTGATCCTGGTTGTCCGCGCGGCTTGGCCGGATCGCCCGCCGCTGGTTGGCCTGCGCGCGCCGGTCTTCCTGCTGACCACCCTGGCGCTGGGTCCCGGGCTGCTGGTCAACGGCATCCTCAAGAGCTATTCCGGCCGGCCGCGGCCGCGCTACGTCGAGATGTTCGGCGGCGATCTGCCCTATGTTCCGGTATGGCGCTTCACCGATTACTGCGCCGACAACTGCTCGTTCGTCTCCGGCGAGGGCGCGTCGGGCCTGTGGTTTCTGGCGCTGGCGCTGGTGGTGCCGCGCGCCTGGCGCATTCCCACCGCTCTCGCCGCCGGCCTGCTGGGTTTCGCGGTGTCGCTTAACCGGGTGGCCTTCGGCGGGCATTTCCTGTCCGATAGCCTGCTGTCGTGGTGTCTGACGGGGCTGGTCGTGCTGCTGGCGCACCGGCTTTTCTACCGCGACACTCCGCGTTTTCTCACCGACGACGCGCTGGACCGGACGCTGGCCCGTTTCGGCTGGTGGCTGCGCGAGACGGCCGATCATTTGCGCAGGCGCATTCGCGAGGCGATCCGCGCCCGCCGCTCCTGA
- a CDS encoding FAD-binding oxidoreductase: MPTQNFDVVIVGGAVVGLSTAYFLTQQPGFSGSIAVIEKDPAYRRAATTLSAASIRQQFSTAENIRLSLFGLEFLRTLKSRFGPDADVGLIEGGYLMLAGAAGYPVLAASHALQIAEGADIALMPPDALKQRFPWINTDGLAAGCFGRSGEGWFDAHLLLGCLKSACRAAGVTLITDAVTGIDTRGGSVAGVGLASGALLGCGALVNAAGPGAGDVAALAGIALPVEPRKRCVFTFQCREELPRLPLMVDVSGVYVRPEGAGYICGVSPAPEADARADADDFDVDWPLFDEIIWPALAERAPAFEAIKPGPAWAGHYDYNRLDQNAVIGTHPEMTNFLFANGFSGHGLQQAPAAGRAVAELITLGRFDTLDLSVFGYERVRDNRPAPERCVI; this comes from the coding sequence ATGCCCACTCAGAATTTCGACGTCGTCATTGTCGGCGGAGCCGTGGTCGGGCTGTCCACCGCCTATTTCCTGACACAGCAGCCGGGGTTTTCTGGCTCCATCGCGGTGATCGAGAAGGATCCCGCCTACCGCCGGGCGGCGACCACATTGTCCGCCGCCTCCATCCGCCAGCAGTTCTCCACGGCGGAAAACATCCGTCTGTCACTGTTCGGGCTCGAGTTTCTGCGCACGCTCAAGAGCCGTTTTGGGCCGGACGCCGACGTCGGCCTCATCGAGGGCGGCTATCTGATGCTCGCCGGCGCGGCGGGCTATCCCGTGCTGGCGGCAAGTCACGCGCTGCAGATCGCCGAGGGCGCGGATATCGCGCTGATGCCGCCGGACGCGCTCAAGCAGCGGTTTCCGTGGATCAACACAGACGGGCTGGCGGCGGGCTGTTTCGGCCGTTCGGGCGAGGGCTGGTTCGACGCGCATCTGCTGCTGGGCTGCCTGAAGAGCGCATGCAGGGCCGCGGGCGTGACGCTGATCACCGACGCGGTGACGGGGATCGATACACGCGGCGGGTCGGTCGCGGGCGTCGGGCTTGCGTCCGGGGCGCTGCTTGGCTGCGGTGCGCTGGTCAATGCGGCGGGGCCAGGCGCGGGCGATGTGGCGGCGCTCGCCGGCATCGCACTGCCCGTGGAGCCGCGCAAGCGCTGCGTCTTCACCTTCCAGTGCCGCGAGGAACTGCCGCGCCTGCCGTTGATGGTCGATGTCAGCGGCGTCTATGTGCGCCCGGAAGGCGCGGGCTACATCTGCGGCGTCTCTCCGGCGCCGGAGGCCGACGCGCGCGCGGACGCGGATGATTTCGATGTGGACTGGCCGCTGTTCGACGAGATCATCTGGCCGGCGCTGGCCGAACGCGCGCCGGCGTTCGAGGCGATCAAGCCGGGCCCGGCCTGGGCGGGCCATTACGACTACAACCGCCTCGACCAGAACGCGGTGATCGGCACGCATCCCGAGATGACGAATTTTCTCTTCGCCAACGGATTTTCCGGCCACGGCTTGCAGCAGGCGCCGGCCGCCGGGCGCGCCGTGGCCGAACTGATCACGCTGGGGCGCTTCGACACCCTCGATCTGTCGGTCTTCGGATACGAGCGGGTGCGGGACAACCGCCCCGCGCCCGAGCGCTGCGTGATCTGA
- a CDS encoding host attachment family protein codes for MSGIRIAHDAWVLVGDGEKALFFRNEGDGLYPNLKVIRVLEHDNPANREQAADAPGRMSDGPSPHSSSMENTDWHVLEKERFAKTLADALYKAAHRNEFKHLVLVAPPVVLGALRKALHSEVSSKVTAEFDKTLTKHSVADIEKILTAHD; via the coding sequence ATGAGCGGAATTCGGATCGCACATGACGCGTGGGTATTGGTTGGGGACGGGGAGAAGGCCCTGTTCTTCCGCAATGAAGGCGACGGACTTTACCCCAATCTCAAGGTGATCCGCGTGCTGGAGCACGACAACCCCGCCAACCGCGAGCAGGCGGCCGACGCGCCGGGGCGGATGAGCGACGGGCCGAGCCCGCATTCCAGCTCGATGGAGAACACCGACTGGCACGTGCTGGAAAAGGAGCGCTTCGCGAAAACCCTGGCCGACGCACTCTACAAGGCGGCGCACAGGAACGAGTTCAAGCATCTGGTCCTGGTCGCCCCGCCGGTGGTGCTCGGCGCCCTGCGCAAGGCGCTGCACAGCGAGGTCTCCTCAAAGGTCACCGCGGAATTCGACAAGACGCTGACCAAGCACTCGGTCGCGGATATCGAGAAGATCCTCACCGCGCACGACTGA
- a CDS encoding 4a-hydroxytetrahydrobiopterin dehydratase: MSEKAATLNEAGRAEALAALDGWSMAEGRDAITKTFMFNSFSEAFGWMARAALMAEKTNHHPEWFNVYNRVEVTLSTHDAGGLTAKDIRLAKAMDAYTR; this comes from the coding sequence ATGAGCGAGAAAGCCGCGACGCTGAATGAGGCCGGGCGCGCCGAGGCCTTGGCCGCACTCGACGGCTGGTCGATGGCCGAGGGCCGCGACGCCATCACCAAGACCTTCATGTTCAATTCGTTCAGCGAAGCGTTCGGCTGGATGGCGCGGGCGGCGCTGATGGCGGAGAAGACCAATCACCACCCGGAGTGGTTCAATGTCTACAACCGGGTCGAGGTTACCCTGTCGACCCATGACGCGGGCGGGCTGACAGCCAAGGACATCCGGCTGGCCAAGGCGATGGACGCATACACGCGTTAG
- a CDS encoding sulfurtransferase TusA family protein yields MDLRGLICPLPVLKTAKAMKPMAAGARVLVEVTDPMARIDIPHFCAEHGHRLVATETVSADGGEILRFTIEKAS; encoded by the coding sequence CTGGACCTGCGCGGCCTGATCTGCCCGCTGCCGGTGCTCAAGACCGCCAAGGCGATGAAACCGATGGCGGCGGGAGCCCGCGTGCTCGTCGAGGTCACCGATCCGATGGCGCGCATCGACATCCCGCATTTCTGCGCCGAGCACGGGCACCGGCTTGTCGCCACCGAGACGGTCTCGGCCGACGGCGGCGAGATCCTGCGGTTCACCATCGAGAAGGCATCGTAA
- a CDS encoding DUF924 family protein → MQHPDPLDILDFWWRAGPAKWFARSDEFDADLRARFLDSHERAAAGDLDGWAETPHGMLALILHLDQLPRNLFREDSRAFAMDARALDLAALSLERGFHRAFPSVARAFFFLPFEHAEDMAAQERSVDLFRQNGEQETYFYALVHMDVIRRFGRFPHRNKVLGRTTTAAEQAFLDSGGFGA, encoded by the coding sequence ATGCAGCATCCCGATCCTCTCGACATTCTCGATTTCTGGTGGCGGGCGGGACCTGCCAAATGGTTCGCGCGTTCGGACGAGTTTGACGCGGACCTGCGGGCGCGGTTTCTCGACAGCCATGAGCGGGCGGCCGCGGGAGACCTCGACGGCTGGGCGGAGACGCCGCACGGCATGCTGGCGCTGATCCTCCACCTCGACCAGTTGCCCCGCAACCTGTTCCGCGAGGATTCACGCGCCTTCGCCATGGACGCCAGGGCGCTGGATCTGGCGGCGCTGTCGCTCGAGCGTGGCTTTCATCGCGCCTTCCCTTCGGTGGCGCGCGCCTTCTTCTTCCTGCCCTTCGAACACGCGGAAGACATGGCCGCGCAGGAGCGTTCGGTCGACCTGTTCCGCCAGAACGGCGAGCAGGAAACGTATTTCTATGCGCTGGTGCACATGGATGTGATCCGCAGGTTTGGACGTTTTCCGCATAGAAACAAGGTTTTGGGCCGCACGACGACGGCCGCCGAGCAGGCGTTCCTGGATTCGGGCGGGTTTGGCGCCTGA
- a CDS encoding P-II family nitrogen regulator: MKIVMAIIKPFKLDEVRDALTGIGVQGLTVTEVKGYGRQKGHTEIYRGTEYAVSFLPKLKIEVAVATDTVDKVVEAISIAAKTGQIGDGKIFVYSIDQVVRIRTGETDAEAL, encoded by the coding sequence ATGAAAATTGTCATGGCCATTATCAAGCCGTTCAAACTCGACGAGGTGCGCGACGCCCTCACGGGGATCGGCGTCCAGGGTCTCACCGTTACCGAGGTAAAGGGTTACGGCCGCCAGAAAGGTCACACCGAGATCTACCGGGGTACGGAATACGCCGTCAGCTTCCTTCCGAAACTGAAGATCGAGGTGGCGGTCGCCACCGACACGGTCGACAAGGTCGTGGAAGCCATCAGCATCGCTGCGAAAACCGGTCAGATCGGCGACGGCAAGATCTTCGTCTACTCGATCGATCAGGTCGTCCGCATCCGCACCGGCGAAACCGACGCCGAAGCGCTCTAA
- a CDS encoding ammonium transporter, whose amino-acid sequence MKKSTLIGGLSLTALGIIAAASPALAQDATEAAAPEFAKAADTAYIFNTLLFLIGGFLVMWMAAGFAMLEAGLVRSKNVSMQCLKNIALYSIAGLMFWITGYNLMYTGVDGGFMGSFGPYSFDAVGGDSLDTGYSTASDWYFQMVFCATTASIVSGTLAERIKLWPFLIFTVVLTGFIYPITGSWEWGTGWLDVMGFSDFAGSTLVHSVGGWAALSGALILGARKGKYGPGGQVTPFPGSSMPLATLGTFILWLGWFGFNGASQLAMGTIGDVTDVSRIFANTNMAAAAGVVVAMILTQILYKKVDVTMALNGALAGLVSITAEPLAPSVLQAVIIGGVGGAIVVFAVPMLDKLKIDDVVGAIPVHLLAGIWGTFIVAWSNSDASYTVQLTGIVAIGAFTMIASGIVWFILKATIGIRVSEEEEALGLDKVEIGVEAYPEFGQGSQRV is encoded by the coding sequence ATGAAAAAATCCACACTTATTGGCGGTCTGTCTCTGACCGCGCTTGGCATCATCGCCGCCGCGTCTCCGGCGCTGGCGCAAGATGCCACCGAAGCGGCGGCGCCGGAATTCGCGAAAGCGGCCGACACTGCCTACATCTTCAACACGCTGCTGTTCCTGATCGGCGGCTTCCTGGTCATGTGGATGGCGGCCGGCTTCGCCATGCTCGAGGCGGGCCTGGTGCGTTCCAAGAACGTGTCCATGCAGTGCCTGAAGAACATCGCCCTGTATTCCATTGCCGGCCTGATGTTCTGGATCACCGGCTACAACCTCATGTACACCGGCGTTGACGGCGGCTTCATGGGCTCGTTCGGCCCCTATTCCTTCGATGCGGTGGGCGGCGACTCGCTGGACACCGGTTATTCGACGGCGTCGGACTGGTACTTCCAGATGGTGTTCTGCGCCACCACCGCCTCGATCGTCTCCGGCACCCTGGCCGAGCGCATCAAGCTGTGGCCCTTCCTGATCTTCACCGTCGTCCTGACCGGCTTCATCTACCCGATCACGGGTTCGTGGGAGTGGGGCACGGGCTGGCTCGACGTCATGGGCTTCTCCGACTTCGCAGGCTCCACGCTGGTGCATTCGGTCGGCGGCTGGGCGGCTCTCTCCGGCGCTCTGATCCTCGGCGCCCGCAAGGGCAAGTACGGCCCCGGCGGCCAGGTGACCCCGTTCCCGGGCTCCTCCATGCCGCTGGCAACCCTGGGCACCTTCATCCTGTGGCTCGGCTGGTTTGGCTTCAACGGCGCCTCGCAGCTCGCCATGGGCACCATCGGTGACGTCACCGACGTCTCCCGCATCTTCGCCAACACCAACATGGCGGCTGCCGCCGGCGTTGTCGTGGCGATGATCCTGACGCAGATCCTTTACAAGAAGGTCGACGTCACGATGGCGCTCAACGGCGCGCTCGCCGGTCTGGTCTCCATCACCGCCGAGCCGCTGGCTCCCTCCGTCCTGCAGGCGGTCATCATCGGCGGCGTGGGCGGCGCAATCGTGGTCTTCGCGGTCCCGATGCTCGACAAGCTGAAGATCGACGACGTCGTCGGCGCCATCCCCGTCCACCTTCTGGCGGGCATCTGGGGCACCTTCATCGTGGCCTGGTCCAATTCGGACGCCAGCTACACGGTGCAGCTGACCGGCATCGTCGCCATCGGCGCCTTCACGATGATCGCCTCCGGCATCGTGTGGTTCATCCTGAAGGCCACCATCGGCATCCGGGTGAGCGAAGAGGAAGAAGCGCTGGGTCTCGACAAGGTCGAAATCGGCGTGGAAGCCTACCCCGAGTTTGGACAGGGCAGCCAGCGCGTCTGA
- a CDS encoding MBL fold metallo-hydrolase: MDHIGGVHEFEHRLVHPIEADAMVRPRGMNTLIRDEIPDSLLRLFEEAGYPPIGEMLIDALPHAGYDPKTYNLQGAPATGLLEEGDVVDLRDRRFSVLHVPGHLPGSIALFEEKTGILFAGDAIYDGPLIYDGPGMSVPDYIETMLKLQALDVSIVHGGHDPSFGKKRLNEIIAHYFMLWGV, encoded by the coding sequence ATGGATCACATCGGCGGCGTGCACGAGTTCGAACACCGCCTGGTGCACCCGATCGAGGCCGACGCCATGGTGCGCCCGCGCGGCATGAACACGCTGATCCGCGACGAGATCCCGGATTCACTGCTGAGGCTGTTCGAGGAGGCGGGCTATCCGCCGATCGGCGAGATGCTGATCGATGCCCTGCCCCATGCGGGCTACGACCCGAAAACCTACAATCTGCAAGGCGCTCCGGCGACCGGCCTGCTCGAGGAAGGCGATGTGGTGGATCTGCGAGACCGGCGGTTTTCCGTGCTGCATGTGCCGGGGCACTTGCCGGGCAGCATCGCGCTGTTTGAGGAAAAGACCGGAATCCTGTTTGCCGGCGATGCGATCTACGACGGGCCGCTGATCTACGACGGCCCCGGCATGAGCGTGCCGGATTACATCGAGACCATGCTCAAGCTGCAGGCGCTGGACGTCTCAATCGTGCACGGCGGGCACGATCCGAGCTTCGGCAAGAAGCGGCTCAACGAGATCATCGCGCATTACTTCATGCTCTGGGGTGTGTGA
- a CDS encoding macro domain-containing protein, with protein MIKFKSGNILNEDAEAIVNTVNCVGIMGRGIALQFKNDFPANFKAYKAACDREEVQPGKMFVFETGTFTNPKFIINFPTKRHWRGKSRMEDIDTGLKALVKEIRDRGIRSIAIPPLGSGLGGLNWSDVRQRIEENLRGANDLDVIIFEPNSAAVATKSREVPKMTAGRAALVALMDRYLGGLMDPFVTLLEVHKLMYFMQEAGEPLRLKYEKAPYGPYAENLRHVLRAVEGHLVAGYADGGDAPDKQIELVPGAVKDAEAFLTGKRETVSRFEHVGKLVEGFETPFGLELLATVHWVVKHENATSPKEAATKVYGWNDRKKRFSERQIGIAFETLLEKGWVSAEL; from the coding sequence ATGATTAAATTTAAATCTGGGAACATTTTGAATGAGGATGCGGAAGCAATCGTCAATACGGTCAACTGTGTCGGCATCATGGGTCGTGGCATTGCTCTGCAGTTCAAGAATGACTTTCCCGCAAACTTCAAGGCGTACAAAGCCGCATGTGATCGCGAAGAAGTTCAGCCGGGCAAGATGTTCGTGTTCGAGACCGGCACCTTCACCAACCCGAAGTTCATCATCAACTTCCCGACCAAGCGCCATTGGCGTGGCAAAAGCCGCATGGAGGATATCGACACCGGTCTCAAGGCCCTTGTCAAAGAAATCCGCGATCGCGGCATCCGCTCGATCGCCATCCCGCCGCTTGGCAGCGGCCTTGGCGGCCTCAACTGGTCTGACGTGCGCCAACGTATCGAAGAGAACCTTCGCGGCGCTAACGATCTGGATGTGATCATCTTTGAGCCGAATAGCGCGGCCGTGGCCACCAAGTCACGCGAAGTTCCAAAAATGACGGCTGGTCGTGCAGCCTTGGTCGCGCTGATGGACCGCTATCTTGGCGGCTTGATGGATCCGTTCGTGACGCTTCTGGAAGTACACAAGCTGATGTATTTCATGCAGGAGGCCGGTGAGCCGTTGCGGCTGAAATATGAAAAGGCACCCTATGGCCCATATGCCGAAAACCTGCGACATGTGCTTCGCGCAGTCGAAGGCCATCTCGTAGCGGGCTATGCGGACGGAGGAGATGCTCCGGACAAGCAGATCGAACTCGTTCCGGGCGCGGTGAAGGATGCCGAGGCATTCTTGACCGGCAAGCGGGAGACTGTCAGCCGCTTTGAGCATGTGGGTAAGCTGGTCGAGGGGTTCGAAACACCCTTCGGGCTTGAATTGCTCGCAACTGTTCATTGGGTCGTCAAGCACGAGAATGCGACGTCGCCTAAGGAGGCAGCGACGAAGGTCTACGGTTGGAACGATCGCAAGAAGCGTTTCTCGGAACGTCAGATCGGCATCGCCTTTGAGACACTTCTTGAAAAGGGATGGGTTTCGGCCGAGCTGTAG
- a CDS encoding DUF4433 domain-containing protein codes for MAAPVQPKIYHIVHVDNLPSIVADGGLSSDAVMMQREGGAVIGMQSIKQRRLGLPVSCHMGTCVGEYVPFYFCSRSIMLFVIHCSNHPELAYRGGQQPIVHLEADLHQVVQWAEENKQRWAFSLSNAGAVYTQFRADLDQLNEIDWDAVAARDFRSADIKEGKQAEFLVQHVFPWHLVERIGVYSNGIAQRVSNALSTAAHRPTIEIKREWYY; via the coding sequence ATGGCAGCCCCCGTACAACCTAAAATTTATCATATCGTTCATGTTGATAATCTTCCGTCGATTGTAGCGGATGGTGGTCTGTCGTCAGACGCTGTGATGATGCAGCGGGAAGGGGGCGCAGTGATCGGAATGCAGAGTATCAAGCAGCGGCGACTTGGCCTGCCTGTATCCTGCCACATGGGAACGTGCGTAGGTGAATATGTCCCGTTCTATTTTTGTTCACGATCAATTATGTTGTTTGTGATTCACTGCTCGAACCACCCCGAACTTGCTTACCGGGGAGGTCAGCAGCCGATCGTCCATCTCGAAGCCGATTTGCATCAGGTGGTTCAATGGGCGGAAGAGAACAAGCAGCGCTGGGCGTTCTCGTTGTCGAATGCAGGGGCGGTTTATACTCAGTTCCGGGCTGACTTAGATCAACTGAATGAAATTGATTGGGATGCCGTCGCGGCTAGAGATTTTCGATCAGCGGATATTAAAGAAGGAAAGCAGGCTGAATTTCTCGTGCAGCATGTATTCCCCTGGCATCTGGTGGAACGGATCGGAGTTTATTCTAACGGAATTGCGCAACGGGTATCGAACGCTTTGTCAACTGCAGCTCATCGACCAACAATAGAAATAAAAAGAGAATGGTACTATTGA
- a CDS encoding alpha-amylase family glycosyl hydrolase, translating to MTETPAPSPDPNAGSSPPPETPRPRASLLSARLKANLQVIYPEHDIAALTAKVLDAFWPEGSRPRSQARRVATSLWSERDTVLITYGDSFIDGEHPPLTLLHDFLKRHVGKAINGVHILPFFPYTSDDGFSVVDYRQVNSALGTWDYIERIGAEYRLMADLVLNHVSSHSAWFSDYLQGNAPGSGFFVEADPDTDTSAVVRPRAGPLLRKVETASGEKHVWCTFSPDQVDLNFANPEVLLEFLRILRFHIDHGVRTVRLDAVAFIWKQLGTACINLPQAHEIVRLMRTLVDYADEKVVLITETNVPIHENLSYFGNRNEAHAVYNFSLPPLMLHALLTGTSVHLNAWQMAMPPAQLGCAFLNFVASHDGIGLRPAEGLLDDNEIDAMIDAVRGFGGLVSLRSLNGGGARPYEINVSLFDALKGTADGGADAYQRVRFLCAQTVMMALEGIPAFYVHSLLATPNDLARVEKTQANRAINRHQWDYPELNALLEDPASPQSVVLAEMTRRIAIRTRQPAFHPNATQFTLQLGHALFGFWRQSMDRSQSIFVIANMTDQAQELPLISLNLISGDAWCDLLSGNDLPDIRSSLRLEPYQCVWISNRR from the coding sequence TTGACCGAGACACCCGCACCTTCTCCGGACCCGAACGCCGGCTCCAGCCCGCCGCCCGAGACGCCCCGGCCGCGCGCCTCTCTGCTGAGCGCGCGTCTGAAGGCCAATCTGCAGGTCATCTATCCCGAGCATGACATCGCGGCGCTGACGGCCAAGGTGCTGGATGCCTTCTGGCCGGAAGGATCAAGGCCCCGCTCCCAGGCCCGGCGGGTCGCCACCTCGCTGTGGTCGGAACGCGACACAGTGCTGATCACCTATGGCGACAGCTTCATCGACGGCGAGCATCCGCCGCTGACCCTGCTGCACGATTTCCTCAAGCGCCACGTCGGCAAGGCGATCAACGGCGTGCATATCCTGCCGTTCTTCCCCTACACCTCGGACGACGGATTCTCGGTGGTCGACTACCGGCAGGTGAATTCTGCGCTGGGCACCTGGGACTACATCGAGCGCATCGGTGCGGAATACCGGCTGATGGCGGATCTGGTGCTCAACCATGTCTCGAGCCATTCGGCGTGGTTCTCCGACTACCTGCAGGGCAACGCGCCGGGCAGCGGCTTTTTCGTGGAGGCCGATCCCGACACGGACACCTCCGCCGTGGTGCGCCCGCGCGCCGGCCCCCTGCTGCGCAAGGTCGAGACGGCCTCGGGCGAGAAACACGTCTGGTGCACCTTCAGCCCCGACCAGGTCGATCTGAATTTCGCCAATCCAGAGGTGCTGCTGGAGTTTCTGCGCATCCTGCGGTTTCACATCGATCACGGCGTGCGCACGGTGCGGCTGGACGCCGTGGCTTTCATCTGGAAGCAGCTCGGCACCGCCTGCATCAACCTGCCGCAGGCGCATGAGATCGTCCGGCTGATGCGCACGCTGGTGGATTACGCCGACGAGAAGGTGGTGCTGATCACCGAGACCAACGTGCCGATCCATGAGAATCTCAGCTATTTCGGCAACCGCAACGAGGCGCATGCGGTCTATAATTTCTCGCTGCCGCCGCTGATGCTGCATGCGCTGTTGACCGGCACCTCGGTGCATCTCAACGCCTGGCAGATGGCCATGCCGCCAGCGCAGCTTGGCTGCGCGTTTCTCAATTTCGTCGCCTCGCACGACGGCATCGGCCTGCGGCCCGCCGAAGGGCTGCTCGACGACAACGAGATCGACGCGATGATCGACGCGGTGCGCGGTTTCGGCGGCCTGGTCAGCCTGCGCTCGCTCAACGGCGGCGGCGCGCGGCCCTACGAGATCAACGTCTCGCTGTTCGACGCGCTGAAGGGCACGGCGGACGGCGGCGCGGACGCCTATCAGCGCGTGCGCTTCCTGTGCGCGCAGACCGTGATGATGGCGCTGGAAGGCATTCCCGCCTTCTATGTGCACAGCCTGCTGGCGACGCCGAACGATCTGGCGCGGGTGGAAAAGACCCAGGCCAACCGCGCCATCAACCGTCACCAGTGGGATTATCCGGAGTTGAACGCGCTGCTGGAGGATCCGGCGAGTCCGCAATCGGTGGTGCTCGCCGAGATGACCCGGCGCATCGCCATCCGCACGCGCCAGCCGGCGTTCCATCCCAACGCCACCCAGTTCACGCTGCAGCTGGGCCACGCGCTGTTCGGCTTCTGGCGCCAGAGCATGGACCGCTCGCAGTCGATCTTCGTGATCGCCAACATGACGGACCAGGCGCAGGAACTGCCACTGATCTCGCTCAACCTGATTTCCGGCGACGCGTGGTGCGACCTGCTCAGCGGCAATGACCTGCCCGACATCCGCTCCAGCCTGCGGCTCGAGCCCTACCAGTGCGTGTGGATTTCTAACCGTAGGTGA
- a CDS encoding NAD(P)-dependent oxidoreductase produces the protein MTNSSTRIALIGFGEAGGILGADLAKVAGVAVAAYDIKLDDPQTASAMRAKIREAQVEERGSLEALLADADIVISAVTASAARGVAQAAGPKMRAGQSFLDINSVAPETKRANAGDIEASGAAYVDVAVMAPVPPKRLGVPMLLGGASADKMAETLTNFGVNARAVSTDVGYASAIKMCRSIMIKGLEALTVECTMTARHYGVEEPVLASLQASFPGMGWDGELPDYLVSRVAEHGRRRAEELREVVVTVADSGQEPRMAPAIAAAQDALVDSMEEAGIAYEEPFSWRALADTLRR, from the coding sequence GTGACCAACAGCAGCACGCGCATCGCGCTGATCGGCTTCGGCGAAGCCGGCGGCATTCTGGGCGCGGATCTGGCGAAGGTGGCCGGCGTGGCTGTCGCCGCCTACGACATCAAGCTCGACGATCCGCAGACCGCGTCGGCCATGCGCGCAAAGATCCGGGAGGCGCAGGTCGAGGAGCGGGGATCTCTTGAGGCGCTTCTGGCAGATGCCGATATCGTCATCTCGGCGGTGACCGCCAGTGCCGCGCGCGGCGTCGCGCAAGCCGCCGGACCTAAGATGCGGGCGGGACAGAGTTTTCTCGACATCAACTCGGTGGCGCCGGAAACCAAGCGGGCGAATGCGGGCGATATCGAGGCCTCGGGTGCGGCCTATGTGGACGTGGCGGTGATGGCGCCGGTGCCGCCCAAACGCCTCGGCGTGCCGATGCTTCTGGGCGGCGCGAGCGCGGACAAGATGGCGGAAACATTAACGAATTTCGGCGTCAACGCGCGCGCGGTCTCCACTGATGTCGGCTATGCGTCGGCGATCAAGATGTGCCGTTCGATCATGATCAAGGGGCTGGAAGCGCTCACCGTCGAGTGCACCATGACCGCGCGCCACTACGGCGTCGAGGAGCCGGTGCTGGCGTCGCTGCAGGCCTCCTTCCCGGGCATGGGCTGGGACGGCGAGTTGCCGGACTATCTGGTCAGCCGGGTCGCGGAACACGGCCGCCGCCGCGCCGAGGAGCTGCGCGAAGTCGTTGTGACCGTTGCAGATTCAGGCCAGGAGCCGCGGATGGCGCCGGCCATTGCCGCGGCGCAGGACGCGCTGGTCGACAGCATGGAGGAGGCGGGAATCGCCTATGAGGAGCCCTTCAGCTGGCGCGCACTGGCGGATACGTTGCGGCGTTGA